A stretch of Desulfomonilia bacterium DNA encodes these proteins:
- a CDS encoding PqiC family protein, with translation MKKFSFILLMIFLYSIEGCSFSQPSRFYRLSPSSAEDLKTLNPSFQNKTISVGPITIPVVLNRPQIATLSGKNAVIISEYDRWAGSLNDNLVRTLTDNMATLLPSMTVVPYELGRRINSSYQLILDIQQFDGTLGKSVMLKAGWIIIDNDTKKTLLVKKTIISEDLKGSDYNDYVAGMSSALGKLSLEIAQTFSTL, from the coding sequence ATGAAGAAATTCTCTTTTATCCTTTTGATGATTTTTCTGTACAGCATTGAAGGTTGCAGTTTTTCACAGCCGTCAAGATTCTACAGGCTCAGCCCCTCTTCGGCGGAAGACCTCAAGACTCTTAATCCATCTTTTCAGAACAAAACCATCAGTGTTGGCCCGATCACCATCCCTGTTGTCCTTAACAGGCCGCAGATTGCCACATTATCAGGTAAGAACGCCGTTATCATATCAGAATATGACAGGTGGGCGGGCAGTCTGAATGACAACCTCGTAAGAACCCTGACGGATAACATGGCGACTCTTCTCCCATCAATGACTGTTGTCCCATACGAGCTTGGCCGGAGGATCAATTCTTCATATCAGCTTATCCTCGATATCCAGCAGTTTGATGGGACACTTGGCAAAAGCGTAATGCTGAAGGCCGGCTGGATAATCATCGATAATGACACAAAAAAAACCTTACTCGTTAAAAAAACGATAATCTCCGAGGATCTGAAGGGGTCTGATTACAATGATTACGTGGCCGGCATGAGCAGCGCGCTTGGAAAATTGAGCCTCGAGATTGCGCAGACTTTTTCCACGTTATGA
- a CDS encoding MlaD family protein, whose product MSKRANFKLIGLFVVGAISLMLITVIILSGGRFFKRTYPYALYFDESIRGLNPGAGVYYKGVQVGSVKNIKLFYTKNDQALHSVVIVELEPDSITSLDTMKAIMGTPDEISFFIKKGLKAQLTIQSIVTSQLIIILDFFPEIKPVYHRYLKDYEEIPTIPTQLELFTQAIQDLNLKETAKKLIKTIEGIENFINSPETKEGLHSYMAAGKSAHELLQKMDSQIIPLLQNVKETSDAARQTMIQAQKTLAMEEGTPGQIASDARQTIEKAQDTLKKVDDSLAAINRFMSENTEVSYQAEDTLREFSEIAASMRSLADYLERHPESLLRGKEKIKGEGK is encoded by the coding sequence ATGAGCAAACGGGCAAACTTTAAACTGATCGGACTTTTTGTTGTGGGTGCGATAAGCCTGATGCTTATAACAGTTATTATATTGTCAGGGGGAAGATTTTTCAAACGCACTTATCCGTATGCGCTCTATTTCGATGAGTCAATCAGAGGGCTCAACCCCGGAGCAGGTGTATACTACAAGGGTGTTCAGGTGGGTTCAGTTAAAAACATAAAACTCTTTTATACAAAAAATGATCAGGCGCTCCACAGTGTCGTTATTGTCGAACTGGAACCGGATTCAATCACGAGTCTTGACACCATGAAGGCAATCATGGGAACCCCTGATGAGATTTCATTTTTCATCAAAAAGGGCCTGAAGGCACAGCTTACAATCCAGAGTATCGTCACATCTCAGCTAATAATCATTCTGGATTTCTTCCCTGAAATAAAACCCGTATATCACAGGTATCTCAAGGATTACGAAGAGATCCCGACAATACCGACACAGCTTGAATTGTTTACCCAGGCGATCCAGGACCTCAATCTGAAGGAGACTGCGAAAAAGCTCATAAAAACAATAGAAGGAATCGAAAATTTCATAAATTCTCCGGAAACCAAAGAAGGACTTCATTCATATATGGCTGCCGGCAAGTCGGCGCATGAACTTCTGCAGAAAATGGATTCGCAGATTATCCCGCTTCTTCAGAATGTAAAAGAAACTTCGGATGCAGCCAGGCAGACAATGATCCAGGCCCAGAAGACGCTTGCCATGGAGGAGGGAACTCCCGGTCAGATAGCATCGGACGCAAGACAGACTATAGAAAAGGCCCAGGATACACTGAAAAAAGTGGACGACAGCCTTGCCGCCATAAACCGTTTCATGTCCGAAAATACAGAGGTGTCCTATCAGGCCGAAGACACTTTAAGAGAATTCAGTGAAATAGCCGCATCCATGAGATCCCTGGCTGATTATCTTGAGCGTCACCCTGAATCGCTCCTTAGAGGTAAGGAGAAAATAAAAGGAGAAGGCAAATGA
- a CDS encoding ATP-binding cassette domain-containing protein → MKTENSTEHIRVENLTMAYGDYVLQSNLNFTINRGDIFIIMGGSGCGKSTLLKYMIGLRKPEIGNIYYDGIDFYKCDPDVQESIMRSFGILYQSSALWSSMTLAENIALPLEEFTRLTKREIYEIAALKLAMVGLKGFGDYYPSEISGGMKKRAGLARAMALDPKILFFDEPSAGLDPISSRLLDELILQIRDSLGTTIVVVTHELSSIFTIGTNSIFLDAATKTMIARGDPKQLLKESKNLTVRSFLTRAESMSISEVMCEDIQ, encoded by the coding sequence ATGAAGACTGAAAATTCAACGGAACATATAAGAGTTGAAAACCTCACAATGGCATATGGAGATTATGTACTTCAAAGCAATCTGAACTTTACCATCAACAGGGGCGATATATTTATCATAATGGGGGGCAGCGGATGCGGGAAAAGCACTCTGTTGAAATATATGATTGGCCTCAGGAAACCTGAAATAGGAAATATCTACTATGATGGTATCGATTTTTATAAATGCGATCCTGATGTACAGGAAAGCATAATGAGATCCTTTGGAATTCTTTATCAGAGCAGTGCGCTATGGAGTTCAATGACACTTGCGGAAAACATCGCACTGCCGCTTGAGGAATTCACGCGGCTTACAAAAAGAGAAATATACGAGATTGCCGCACTCAAACTTGCAATGGTAGGGCTCAAGGGATTTGGAGATTATTATCCAAGTGAAATCAGCGGCGGCATGAAAAAACGCGCAGGACTTGCCCGGGCAATGGCACTCGACCCGAAGATCCTGTTCTTTGATGAACCTTCCGCCGGACTGGACCCGATAAGTTCAAGGCTGCTGGATGAACTGATCCTGCAGATAAGAGACAGCCTCGGTACGACAATTGTTGTAGTGACGCATGAGCTATCGAGCATTTTCACCATTGGAACCAATTCGATATTTCTTGATGCGGCAACGAAAACCATGATTGCCAGGGGAGACCCCAAACAGCTGCTCAAGGAATCGAAAAATCTCACCGTGAGGAGTTTCCTCACCAGGGCCGAAAGCATGTCCATTTCAGAGGTGATGTGTGAAGACATACAATGA
- a CDS encoding ABC transporter permease: MKNNYEINKLADNTLILTLSGEWKSASGIPDFSAVKTLFDENKPVSGIKLELSGITDWDSALIVFIIDILEYTRKLGIKSNQNDLPPEIAGLIKLALAVPEKTGVRHDSIKIPFLELLGNKSYGFWSSIGDFFIFTGELIVSFGRFFAGMARFRARDFFVIIQECSIDALPIVSLISLLIGLILAFVGSIQLQLFGAQIYIANLVGIGIVRSMGAIMTGIIMAGRTGASYAAHLGTMETNEEIDALRTLGISPVEFLVLPRVIALTIAIPLLSLYANIIGIFGGFIVGTTMFDISFASYYHQTVNAIRFKDLWIGLIMSTVFGFLISTTGCYKGLHCERSAASVGKSTTSAVVTGIVSIVVATAFITYICAVLGI, encoded by the coding sequence ATGAAGAACAATTATGAAATTAATAAGCTTGCTGACAATACTCTGATTCTGACTCTATCTGGTGAATGGAAGAGCGCTTCAGGGATCCCTGATTTCTCCGCTGTCAAAACACTCTTCGACGAGAACAAACCCGTATCGGGTATTAAACTGGAATTGTCAGGAATTACAGACTGGGACAGCGCCCTGATAGTCTTTATAATAGATATTCTTGAATATACCCGCAAACTGGGAATCAAATCCAATCAGAACGACCTGCCGCCTGAGATTGCAGGTCTGATCAAGCTTGCATTGGCTGTCCCCGAGAAAACAGGCGTAAGGCATGACAGCATCAAGATTCCCTTTCTGGAATTGCTGGGAAACAAGTCCTATGGATTCTGGAGCTCTATCGGGGATTTCTTCATCTTCACAGGGGAACTGATCGTTTCGTTCGGCAGATTCTTTGCAGGCATGGCACGTTTCAGGGCAAGGGATTTTTTTGTTATTATACAGGAATGCAGCATAGATGCCCTGCCTATCGTATCTCTCATAAGCCTGCTCATAGGCCTTATCCTTGCATTCGTGGGATCAATTCAGCTGCAGTTGTTCGGGGCTCAGATATACATTGCAAATCTGGTAGGCATTGGGATTGTCCGTTCAATGGGTGCAATAATGACCGGCATAATAATGGCCGGCAGGACAGGCGCGTCATATGCAGCGCATCTGGGTACGATGGAGACCAATGAGGAGATCGATGCCTTAAGAACACTGGGAATATCTCCTGTTGAATTTCTTGTTCTGCCGAGGGTAATCGCGCTCACGATAGCAATTCCGCTTTTATCACTTTATGCTAATATCATCGGAATATTCGGCGGGTTCATTGTCGGAACCACGATGTTTGATATCAGTTTTGCATCATATTACCACCAGACCGTTAACGCCATCCGGTTCAAAGATCTCTGGATTGGACTGATCATGAGTACCGTGTTCGGATTCCTTATTTCCACAACAGGGTGCTACAAGGGTCTGCATTGCGAAAGGAGTGCCGCCTCAGTCGGCAAATCTACAACCTCGGCTGTCGTAACCGGTATTGTGAGTATAGTCGTTGCAACCGCATTCATTACTTATATATGTGCGGTTCTGGGGATATGA
- a CDS encoding proton-conducting transporter membrane subunit, translated as MELVLLLIAVPLISAILAAVVRLHSIRNIIIRASFVLMSLISIYLLVTMLKSDTVYFTFNSDLISKTMFVIEAAIAVFIICLGIKYRKFLAIVFVTIQFSLLSWYEYKFSGHSDDLPSFFIDKFSIIMALIIGIIGGLICIYAIGYMKDYHARHAEIKDRQPVFFFIVYVFLAAMFGIVFLNKLPWLFFCWEITTLCSFLLIGYSRTREATDNAFLALTMNLAGGVAFALAIIWLASSGVEPCLSELIKSPKGTVMIPVALICFAGMTKSAQLPFSSWLLGAMVAPTPTSALLHSSTMVKAGVYIIIRLCPQLNHTLTGSMLSLIGAVTFLFGAFIAVSQSNAKKILAWSTVSNLGLIVACAGIGTWETVWAAIFLIIFHAVAKSLMFLCVGTVENRIGSRDLEDMDNIIVRLPKLAVMMIIGISGMFVAPFGMLISKWAAIRAFVDANRILSPILLIILAYGSAVTVLFWSKWIGKMTSAYTHRTARDPMEDEISADENFSQMVHAVLTVCVCIMFPLISTALVEPYIISIYGHSFDINRSNFVITGIMVALVILLPAISVPRHKSHFRYAAPYMSGRNEYTGRIFDGSMETKKQLELRNYYLGRVFGGKKTEKIGTVLAACLTILLFGVSLI; from the coding sequence ATGGAGCTGGTTTTACTTCTGATAGCTGTTCCATTGATATCGGCTATCCTTGCAGCTGTTGTCCGACTCCACTCAATAAGGAATATCATCATCAGGGCGTCCTTTGTTTTAATGAGTTTAATTTCCATATATTTACTAGTAACAATGCTTAAAAGTGATACGGTTTATTTTACTTTCAATTCGGATCTTATAAGCAAAACCATGTTTGTAATCGAGGCGGCAATCGCAGTTTTCATAATCTGTCTGGGGATTAAATACAGGAAATTTCTAGCCATTGTTTTTGTAACCATCCAGTTTTCTCTGTTGTCCTGGTATGAATATAAATTTTCTGGTCATTCGGATGACCTGCCGAGTTTTTTTATTGATAAGTTTTCAATCATAATGGCGCTTATAATAGGTATAATAGGCGGCCTGATATGTATCTATGCAATCGGATACATGAAAGATTATCATGCCCGTCATGCTGAAATCAAAGACAGACAGCCGGTATTCTTCTTCATCGTATACGTATTCCTTGCGGCAATGTTCGGAATAGTGTTTTTAAACAAACTGCCATGGCTCTTCTTCTGCTGGGAAATTACAACATTATGCTCATTCCTGCTTATCGGATACAGCAGGACCAGGGAGGCAACCGATAATGCATTCCTTGCGCTCACTATGAATCTTGCAGGAGGTGTTGCTTTTGCCCTTGCGATAATATGGCTGGCATCATCAGGAGTTGAGCCATGCCTCAGCGAGCTGATCAAATCTCCCAAAGGCACAGTAATGATACCGGTTGCGCTCATATGTTTTGCGGGCATGACGAAATCAGCCCAGCTGCCGTTTTCATCATGGCTTCTTGGAGCGATGGTTGCTCCAACCCCCACATCAGCGCTGCTCCATTCGAGTACAATGGTAAAGGCCGGTGTTTATATAATTATCAGACTGTGCCCTCAGTTAAACCATACCCTGACTGGCAGCATGCTGTCTTTGATAGGGGCTGTTACATTCCTTTTCGGGGCATTTATCGCCGTTTCGCAATCAAATGCCAAAAAGATACTGGCATGGTCAACGGTTTCAAACCTGGGGCTCATCGTGGCATGCGCCGGAATCGGCACATGGGAAACCGTATGGGCTGCTATTTTTCTAATAATATTCCATGCCGTTGCAAAGTCGCTCATGTTCCTTTGTGTCGGCACTGTTGAAAACCGGATCGGCAGCCGCGACCTTGAGGATATGGATAACATAATAGTCAGACTGCCGAAGCTCGCCGTGATGATGATAATCGGCATAAGCGGGATGTTCGTAGCCCCCTTCGGGATGCTTATCAGCAAGTGGGCGGCAATCAGAGCTTTTGTTGATGCTAACCGTATATTGAGTCCGATTCTTCTCATCATACTGGCATACGGAAGTGCCGTAACCGTTCTGTTCTGGTCAAAGTGGATCGGTAAAATGACATCTGCATATACTCACAGGACGGCAAGAGACCCGATGGAAGATGAGATTTCAGCAGATGAAAACTTCTCCCAGATGGTTCATGCCGTATTGACTGTATGCGTATGCATAATGTTTCCCCTCATCTCAACGGCTCTTGTCGAACCGTATATCATAAGCATATACGGACATTCATTTGACATAAACCGAAGCAATTTTGTCATAACCGGTATTATGGTCGCGCTAGTGATACTTCTGCCTGCCATCTCCGTTCCAAGACATAAGAGCCATTTCCGGTATGCAGCCCCTTATATGTCAGGACGGAATGAATATACGGGCAGAATATTTGACGGATCGATGGAGACGAAAAAACAGCTCGAACTCAGGAATTATTACCTCGGCAGGGTCTTCGGCGGGAAAAAAACAGAGAAGATAGGGACTGTTCTGGCGGCATGCCTGACAATCCTTCTGTTTGGAGTGAGCCTTATATGA
- a CDS encoding complex I subunit 1 family protein, which translates to MKHFIIAVAYVILAPFIGGILFGIDRKITARMQRRVGPPLLQPFYDVLKLLMKDVQVVNRLQIPAILCHLVFTIITGFLFFEGSDILLTMFVLTLSAVFLIIGAYSSSSPFSFLGAERELVLMTAYEPMVLLTLIGIYKVVGSFSLYGIISTGIPLIIYLPGIFIGFVYIFTMKLRKSPFDISASHHAHQEIVRGLTSDFSGLTLAMIEMAHWYETVFLLGLIYVFFAFNPLAGVLIVIASYFLEILVDNTFARFKWDKILNEAWLVALILGGGNIVALYVITRG; encoded by the coding sequence ATGAAGCACTTCATTATAGCTGTTGCGTATGTCATTCTGGCTCCATTTATAGGAGGAATTCTGTTCGGGATTGACAGAAAGATAACGGCCAGGATGCAGAGACGGGTAGGGCCGCCGCTGCTACAGCCCTTTTATGATGTCCTCAAGCTCCTTATGAAAGACGTACAGGTTGTAAACAGGCTTCAGATCCCTGCCATCTTGTGCCACCTGGTATTTACGATTATAACCGGTTTCCTCTTTTTTGAAGGGAGCGATATCCTTCTGACAATGTTTGTTCTGACGCTCTCGGCAGTCTTTCTGATAATTGGCGCCTATTCTTCAAGCTCCCCTTTCAGCTTCCTGGGGGCAGAAAGGGAGCTGGTTTTAATGACTGCATATGAACCTATGGTACTGCTCACGCTTATCGGGATCTATAAGGTCGTGGGCAGTTTCAGCCTCTATGGCATCATCAGTACCGGCATTCCACTGATCATTTATCTTCCCGGAATTTTTATCGGTTTCGTATATATTTTCACGATGAAGCTGAGAAAATCGCCGTTTGACATATCAGCATCACACCATGCACATCAGGAAATTGTAAGGGGTCTTACCTCTGATTTCTCAGGACTGACTCTTGCCATGATTGAAATGGCCCACTGGTATGAAACGGTTTTCCTGCTTGGCCTCATATATGTATTTTTTGCATTCAATCCGTTAGCCGGGGTACTGATTGTAATCGCGTCTTATTTTCTGGAGATACTTGTTGACAACACATTTGCCCGGTTCAAATGGGACAAGATTCTTAATGAGGCGTGGTTGGTAGCCCTGATTCTGGGTGGCGGCAATATTGTCGCACTTTATGTAATTACAAGAGGTTAA
- the nuoB gene encoding NADH-quinone oxidoreductase subunit NuoB: MSFLTKSPWLLHYDGSSCNGCDIEVLACLTPLYDIERFGIINTGNPKHADIFLLTGSVNFQNMDIIRNLYSQIPDPKVVVAVGICACSGGIFAECYNVLGGADKVIPVDVYVQGCAARPEAIIDGVVKALGILDRRYKDLKKIKVAS; this comes from the coding sequence ATGTCTTTTTTAACAAAATCACCATGGCTGCTTCATTATGACGGATCAAGCTGCAATGGATGCGATATAGAGGTTCTTGCCTGCCTTACGCCGTTATACGACATTGAAAGATTCGGCATCATCAACACCGGAAACCCTAAGCATGCAGATATTTTTCTTTTAACAGGATCGGTTAACTTTCAGAACATGGATATAATCAGAAACCTGTATTCTCAGATTCCCGACCCCAAGGTTGTTGTCGCTGTCGGCATATGTGCCTGTTCAGGCGGCATCTTTGCCGAGTGCTATAATGTTCTGGGAGGTGCCGACAAGGTGATACCGGTGGATGTGTATGTGCAGGGATGCGCGGCCAGACCTGAAGCGATAATAGATGGTGTGGTAAAGGCACTTGGCATCCTGGACAGGCGTTATAAGGATCTTAAAAAGATCAAGGTGGCTTCATGA
- a CDS encoding NADH-quinone oxidoreductase subunit C codes for MRADKKIIEIEIGNLIGKICNMKEADARLVQICCVKEPSGQGHFELHYTFDIRYQLTSYKVTIETETEIPSITGIYPCAFLYENEMHDLYGIRIKDINIDYKGTFYKLAKPRPFNPEPDKHNEATGKTERADGKQS; via the coding sequence ATGAGAGCTGATAAGAAAATCATCGAGATAGAAATCGGGAACTTGATTGGCAAGATCTGCAACATGAAAGAAGCAGATGCGCGTCTGGTGCAGATATGCTGCGTGAAGGAACCTTCAGGTCAGGGTCATTTCGAATTGCATTATACGTTTGACATCAGATATCAGCTGACGAGCTACAAGGTAACAATAGAAACGGAAACAGAAATCCCAAGCATAACAGGTATATATCCCTGCGCCTTTCTTTATGAAAATGAGATGCACGATCTTTACGGCATCAGAATAAAGGACATCAATATCGATTATAAAGGTACATTTTACAAACTGGCCAAGCCGAGACCTTTCAATCCGGAACCCGATAAACATAATGAAGCTACAGGTAAAACGGAGCGAGCAGATGGAAAACAAAGCTGA
- a CDS encoding nickel-dependent hydrogenase large subunit: MENKADIKRTTIPFGPQHPVLPEPIHFDFVLDDETVIDIVPSIGYIHRGLEMLVQKREYTEFVYVAERICGICSFIHGMGYCEAIEEIMKVEIPPRAKYLRVIWGELSRIHSHLLWLGLAADAFGFENLFMQAWRARETILDIVEETTGGRVIFGACKIGGVRRDIDPEMLKRIVNTLAGFEKDIRGISDIFLNDSSVKHRLCGIGVLSKEDACSAGAVGPMLRASGVEFDCRRLGYDAYPDIDFEIITASEGDCYARCKVRIGEIFQSLGIIRQAAGKIPAGEISVQVKGSPDGEAFVRFEQPRGEVVYFAKGNGTKFLSRFRARTPTFANIPAMIKVMKGCNFADVPSIILTIDPCISCTER, from the coding sequence ATGGAAAACAAAGCTGATATAAAACGAACAACCATTCCATTCGGTCCGCAGCATCCTGTTCTGCCCGAGCCGATTCATTTCGATTTTGTTCTAGATGACGAGACGGTAATCGATATTGTTCCTTCTATCGGCTATATACATCGCGGTTTGGAGATGCTGGTTCAGAAAAGGGAATATACGGAATTTGTATATGTGGCGGAACGCATATGCGGGATTTGCAGCTTTATTCACGGGATGGGATATTGTGAGGCTATAGAAGAAATTATGAAAGTGGAAATTCCTCCCAGGGCAAAATATCTGAGGGTGATCTGGGGTGAACTTTCAAGGATTCACAGTCATCTGCTTTGGTTAGGGCTTGCAGCGGATGCATTCGGTTTTGAAAACCTTTTCATGCAGGCATGGCGCGCTCGTGAAACAATACTCGATATTGTTGAAGAGACGACAGGAGGACGCGTTATCTTCGGGGCATGCAAAATAGGCGGAGTGAGAAGGGATATTGATCCTGAAATGCTGAAAAGGATTGTCAACACTCTTGCCGGATTTGAAAAGGATATCAGGGGAATCTCGGATATCTTCCTTAATGACAGTTCCGTCAAACACAGGCTTTGCGGAATAGGTGTCCTCTCGAAGGAAGATGCCTGCTCAGCCGGAGCGGTCGGTCCCATGCTCCGTGCAAGCGGCGTTGAATTTGACTGCAGAAGGCTTGGTTATGATGCATACCCGGATATAGATTTTGAAATAATTACAGCCAGTGAAGGCGATTGCTATGCAAGATGCAAGGTTCGTATCGGTGAGATATTCCAGTCGTTAGGGATAATCAGGCAAGCAGCAGGAAAGATTCCTGCAGGGGAAATTTCGGTACAGGTAAAAGGCTCTCCTGATGGGGAGGCGTTTGTCAGATTCGAGCAGCCAAGGGGTGAAGTAGTCTATTTCGCAAAGGGAAACGGGACAAAATTTCTAAGCCGGTTCAGGGCGAGGACACCCACATTTGCAAATATACCTGCAATGATTAAGGTCATGAAAGGATGCAATTTTGCAGATGTTCCCAGCATCATACTAACGATAGACCCTTGCATCAGCTGTACAGAGAGGTAG
- a CDS encoding 4Fe-4S dicluster domain-containing protein codes for MPYFIMAGRTMKNLFMKPSTRLYPSRKRQSFSATRGHIDIDGEKCIFCGICQKKCPTGAISVARKEKTWEIERLRCIACGCCVDACPKSCLSMKGLYSLPVTEAEVAQTRYEINGVETEKTVEPEAEKS; via the coding sequence ATGCCCTATTTCATAATGGCCGGCAGGACAATGAAGAACCTGTTCATGAAACCTTCGACAAGGCTCTATCCTTCCCGGAAGAGGCAGAGCTTTTCTGCAACGAGGGGCCATATTGATATTGACGGTGAAAAATGTATTTTCTGCGGGATATGCCAGAAGAAATGCCCTACAGGGGCCATATCTGTTGCACGCAAGGAAAAAACATGGGAAATCGAAAGGCTCAGGTGCATCGCCTGCGGCTGTTGTGTCGATGCTTGCCCGAAGAGCTGCCTTTCAATGAAGGGTTTATATTCATTACCTGTAACAGAGGCCGAGGTGGCCCAGACAAGATATGAAATAAATGGAGTTGAAACAGAAAAGACTGTTGAACCTGAAGCAGAAAAGAGTTGA
- a CDS encoding PEP-CTERM sorting domain-containing protein, with product MKKVFAALTAMIFIMAGSALAAPITLKNSISFGDNPGDTISTGNGTGKLISYGSGHVHHLENSGDFIEWSHTFTFDPPADDSPLTGKLTIKFRDDGDIWLEYGRAFINGQEVMSREIDDMDLLFTARFINGQIVVRVENTGLLASDFYVNGADAELTYNPAAPAPAPAPVPEPATMTLIGVGMLAAGIVAKKRSRKSTSAE from the coding sequence ATGAAAAAAGTGTTTGCAGCATTGACAGCAATGATTTTCATTATGGCCGGTTCTGCTCTAGCAGCTCCAATCACACTCAAAAACAGTATCAGTTTCGGAGATAATCCAGGCGATACAATATCCACGGGCAATGGAACAGGCAAGCTGATTTCATACGGCAGCGGCCATGTTCATCACCTTGAAAACAGCGGCGACTTTATCGAATGGTCACATACTTTTACATTTGATCCGCCTGCTGATGACTCACCTTTAACCGGAAAACTTACAATCAAATTCAGAGATGATGGAGATATATGGCTTGAATACGGAAGGGCCTTTATCAATGGCCAGGAAGTTATGAGCAGGGAAATCGATGATATGGATTTATTATTTACAGCAAGGTTTATCAATGGCCAGATAGTTGTCAGGGTTGAAAATACCGGACTTCTGGCTTCAGACTTCTACGTTAACGGTGCAGACGCCGAATTGACATACAATCCTGCTGCTCCGGCTCCAGCTCCGGCTCCGGTTCCCGAGCCGGCCACGATGACACTCATCGGAGTTGGAATGTTGGCCGCTGGCATTGTTGCAAAAAAAAGAAGCAGGAAATCAACCTCCGCTGAATAA